The bacterium genomic interval GATGGCGTCCTGATGTTCCTGGGTGAAGGCATCCAGCCCGCCGCGCTGTTCCGGCCGGCGGAGCTCGTCGACCTGGTGCCGACGCTACTCTACGGCCTGGGATTTCCGATCGCCCGCGACCTGGACGGCGCCGTCTTGACTCCCGCCTTCGAGACCGGCTTCCTGGCCCGACAGCCCCTGACCTTCCTGCCCTCCTACGAAGCCTTGGCCGATCGCGGAGAGACGATCGTGGTTCACTGACGCTTCAGAGCCGCGGTTTGATCCGGTTCGCCAGCGGCATCTGCGCCACTTTCTTGCGGTCACCCTCCGCCGCCGGGCCACGTTCCATCGAGCATCGACCTTCGAAGAAGGCACCGTCGTCGATGGTCAGCGAGGGCGTGTGAACGTCGGCCAGGACCTTGCCCGCCGCGGTGACCTCGACGCGCTCAGACGCCCGCAAGGCACCGCGGACGGTTCCGGAGACAAAGACTCGACAGACCCGAATCTCGCCATCGACGTCACCGCGGTCGCCGACGATCAGGTCGCCATCGGAAACGATCGTCCCGGTAAACTTGCCGTCGATCCTGAACGTGTCTTCGAAATGCAGCTCTC includes:
- a CDS encoding polymer-forming cytoskeletal protein, with protein sequence MMFKSSGSQGDLNGFLDAGSHMTGELHFEDTFRIDGKFTGTIVSDGDLIVGDRGDVDGEIRVCRVFVSGTVRGALRASERVEVTAAGKVLADVHTPSLTIDDGAFFEGRCSMERGPAAEGDRKKVAQMPLANRIKPRL